In Nostoc edaphicum CCNP1411, the sequence TCTGTGTTATGACTTGAAGGCAGACTACCTGAAAGCTGGTTTCAGTGACTCTGAGGTAATGGAGTTCGATGATGAAGAAACTATCATCGGGCTGGAAACTGCACTATTGCAGTTAGGTCATCAGATTGAACGTGTCGGTAATGGTAGAGAACTTGCTCTGCGCTTGGCAAAAGGCGATCGCTGGGATTTGATTTTCAATATTGCTGAGGGTTTAAAGGGTCGCTCTCGTGAAGCTCAAGTCCCGGCAGTTTGCGAATTATTCGCTCAACCCTACACCTTTTCCGATCCACTCACCTGTGCTTTAACTTTAGACAAGGCGCTTGCTAAAAGAGTGGTGCGCGATCGCGGTTTGCCGACAGCCCCCTTTGAAATCGTGAATACTACCGCAGAGGCAGCAGCCGTGTCGCTGCCAATACCACTTTTCCTCAAGCCTGTGGCGGAAGGTAGTTCTAAAGGGATAACTGGGCGTTCTCTTGTCAAAGAACGCGAGGAACTAGTAAATACTTATCAATTGTTACGTGAACTTTTTCAGCAACCAGTACTCGTGGAAACCTTTCTTTCTGGTAGAGAAGTAACAGTTGGCATTATTGGCAACGGGAGCAACTCACGGGTAGTAGGTGTGATGGAAGTAATTTTTACAGGAGAAGTGGAAGCTTTTGCCTACACCACCCTTAACAAGGATGAGTATCTGGAACGGGTATCTTATCCCTGTTTTGTCACTCTAGGCAGAGGAAAAGTAGAAATCAGGGTGAGACAGGAAAATAAATATTGAACTGGTGAGGTTATAAATAATAGATTGAAGTTTCGAAAAACCCAAAGAC encodes:
- a CDS encoding D-alanine--D-alanine ligase family protein produces the protein MGLFIGLCYDLKADYLKAGFSDSEVMEFDDEETIIGLETALLQLGHQIERVGNGRELALRLAKGDRWDLIFNIAEGLKGRSREAQVPAVCELFAQPYTFSDPLTCALTLDKALAKRVVRDRGLPTAPFEIVNTTAEAAAVSLPIPLFLKPVAEGSSKGITGRSLVKEREELVNTYQLLRELFQQPVLVETFLSGREVTVGIIGNGSNSRVVGVMEVIFTGEVEAFAYTTLNKDEYLERVSYPCFVTLGRGKVEIRVRQENKY